taagtccttTATCTCCAAGTGCTGTGGCTGAAGTTTtcacaatctttttctttttcttccggGGCTGGTCATAGCTGAGGTAGGATTCGAAAGACATGGTTGGCTGCTCGAATTCATCCTCCATATCTGTCTCCTCAACTTTAGGGAGGGAGCCAAGTGACTTTCTGTCCGAATTAGTTTTGACTTTCCCTTCTGGAGTCTTTAGGTTGTTAGAACCCTTCTCTTTTACCTTGGGCAGCAGTTCTCCTGCTCCTTTTCCTGTGTCAAAGCTGTCCAGACCTTGCTTGCTTTTGTCCAATTTGGctttctctgggtctctgtgCTTTGGCTTTTTCAGGTGGTTGTCTGAAGCAGCCTCTGAGGGAGGCAAATACTTCTTCTTCAGGCTGCTGCCCTCTCtgtccttctctttctttacGCCACTAGAGGGCGGTTTCTCCCTTGCACTGTCCCCTGAGGGTGGCCTTCGGTTCTCCTCTTTGGAGAGGGCCTTGTGTGATTTCTCTCTGCTCACCACAGAGGCCTTCTCATCACTCTTGGCATCCACGGGGCGTTTGTCCCTGTGGGAAGATTTGTGCTCCTTGTTTTGACTCACAACCCCTTTCCCATGGGGTTCACCCAGGTGTCGTTCTTGGCTGGCCCCCAGTCTGTCCTGAAAGGCATTGCTGTGGCCTTTCCCAGGCTTCTGGTGTGAAATAATGGGCTCCTGGTCCTCCTCCAGGGATCTGTAGTGGTCGACGTACATCTGATGAGGACTGGTACAAGATGGAGGGGATTGAACGTGGCCATAATCAGAAGACTCAGGGTCTGAAGAGTAAGTTGGTGACATTCTGTGACACCTCTTTCTCTCGTCTCTCCTCTCATGACCATGGGACACTTTATGAGGTCTCTCAAGCTCTGAGAGTTTCCTATGTTTCTTCTGCCTGTGGTCAGGGATATAGGATCGGCTCCCCGTGGCTTTCCAAGTTTCTTGGTAGTCcccctccatctcctcctccttctgcagGGCATCCCGAGGGCGCTTTCGGGAACTGCTCTTCTCAAAGTCCTGTTCATCAGGCTcagcatttctaaaataaaacaaaaagcagacaaAGGAGGTCTAAATCTTGCTTGTTGAGGGACAAAGTCACAGAACCTAAACTCACCAAAGAAGTGAAGATGCAGAATTAGAAACAACAAGGTCTTAAGAAGAAGGTAAGTGGGTTATACTTAAAGATACTCAAGTCTTAAAACCGGGAAAACCCAAATGAGAAATGGTGACTTTAACTACAACATGCAAAGATCAAATATCTCATATacatgaaaatgtgaaaattttttaaaacatggggACATGTTTGTTATATAAAATGGGGGCTGCTCATTATTTATCTAGttcacaactaaaaaaaaaatgccattaagGAGCGGTTAGAAAGAACCATACCAAAATGTTCATAACGTTTGTCTTTGCATGATAGAAATaggaaattttgatttttgtttttaatattttcaaatattctacaatgatcatggattatttttataattgaggCAAAACAGTTttagaaggcaaaagagaaataataaagaaaaccttTTGTATCTGTAAATACTTCAGGTAACCCAATTTAACCATGAAATTGACCAAACCTAAAGAGAAATGTTCTTACCGTTCCACAGGAACCAGCTTCTTCCACTGGGCCACTAGGTCCCTGGCAAAGCTTCCAACATGCTCGTGCTTTCGCAAGCTATTTACTGTTTTCCCAACCCCAGTCTCCTAAAATTTGACAAAGTAATGGTTAGAGGGGTCTGGAACTAGGCTAACGTTTTCCTAAAGAAATAAGGCCTCCTGCTTTGAGAAACTCAACAAGCAATACTTCCTTCCTAAAACATAACCCTGCAAATTTTAACACTAAATTACTTTGTGCCTATGCCCCAAATCTCTAATGACACACAGTAGCAAAGCGTACCAagttcagagaaggaaaaaacacTTGTAGAACTTTAATGATAACAACAGTGATTAGGACAGGTGTTAGGCACTAAGATAAGAGCTTTGCATACAGTTCTGAATCAGTCTTTACAATAACTCTGTGAGGCAGGAATCAGACCCATTTTACAATAGGAGCAGCCTAAAGTCACAGAACTCAGATTTGAATCTGGGACTAGTTGATGCCAAAGTCAATGttcttttaattctaattttgaaataaagtcaGGTAACAATATTCACCATTTTAACTAAAGTACATAATTCAGTGGTTTCCAGAACATTCACAATATTGTATAACCATTATAACCATCTGATTCTAGAACATTTACATTACCCTAAAAAGAAATCCTGTTCCTCCCAATTCTTCtaggccctggcaaccactaatctactttctgtctatggatttgcctgttctggacatttcatataaatggaatcagacaatatgtggccttttgtgtctgatttctttcacttccaAAGCCCATACTTGTAACCTTACTCTACACACTCTCCAGTGAGAAGGGAATGggatatcattatataatatttaaagtcACACAGTTCTTACCGCAAGAATGTCTACTGTAATAGGCAGGGTGGAgagtttcttcaaatatttcaatagctgcaaagaagaaaacattaatttcaaCAGTCATATTCACTTTAAGAATATCTGATTATTAAGTGCTTAGTGCTAACCATTTACAGTAATAAGTATTATCCCTATTTATAGTAATAAGTAATATCCCTATTTTACAAGTGTGAAAATAGGCTCATCAAAGTTATGTTTCTTGTCCCAAGATGCAAGTGGGGCAAGATTCACTTAGGTCTGTGGCTTCAGATTGCCTGCTTTCAACCACTGTGCTACACCAAGGGGAAATAAGATGTAGAGAAGAGAATCAAAACTTACCAACTCTGATAAAAGCCATCAACAACTATCATTTTTGCCCTAGTTTTGATAGAATTTATAAGAAAGGTACCAGTTTTAGGAGAATTACCCACGGACCTGgcacagaggaagaaaaggcCTCTACAGGAAAAGACCATCGTGTTTCCAGAAGGACCACAGTGTTTTAACAGAATTGTTTTCTTCTGTATAAGTCTAAAGCCAAGAACCATTTTGAATTGCCAGAATCACAGCTTTGATGTTAACACTGGACACAAAATGCCTGGGTAGATTAGAAAAGTGATCTGGGTTTGACCACATTTCCTTCCTATAGTCCCTAAAACTAGGTCAAAATCAGTATAGCAAAGCTGTTAAGATGGAGTTTGGGAGTCAGAGACAGGCTTCACAGTCTGTCTTTGTCACTCCTTGATGGGAGATCTTGAATAAGTCAAAAACATCCCCAAACTTCAGTTacttcatctgcaaaacaggaaCTTGGTCCTGTCTCTACTTCACAAACTATGAGGATTCATTGAGACAAACCATGTGCAGTCCTTAGTCATAGTGTCTAGAACAATATGAAAGCTCACTAAATACTTATCATTTCATTCATCGACTGACAGCTTTCAACGTTCTGCCCTTGATCTTCAACCAGATATTCCTCAGCCAATTCCTACTTGCTCTATCTCTAACAAAAGTCATGACTGGCCACACCTTTCTCTAGGAAACGTCtatgtgtatctaaacatacttACCATACAAGGAGTGCTTCAAAGTACAAGT
The genomic region above belongs to Piliocolobus tephrosceles isolate RC106 chromosome 1, ASM277652v3, whole genome shotgun sequence and contains:
- the ELOA gene encoding elongin-A, which encodes MHGGRSCGPRTRREHSSGEEAAPVTAMAAESALQVVEKLQARLVANPDPKKLLKYLKKLSTLPITVDILAETGVGKTVNSLRKHEHVGSFARDLVAQWKKLVPVERNAEPDEQDFEKSSSRKRPRDALQKEEEMEGDYQETWKATGSRSYIPDHRQKKHRKLSELERPHKVSHGHERRDERKRCHRMSPTYSSDPESSDYGHVQSPPSCTSPHQMYVDHYRSLEEDQEPIISHQKPGKGHSNAFQDRLGASQERHLGEPHGKGVVSQNKEHKSSHRDKRPVDAKSDEKASVVSREKSHKALSKEENRRPPSGDSAREKPPSSGVKKEKDREGSSLKKKYLPPSEAASDNHLKKPKHRDPEKAKLDKSKQGLDSFDTGKGAGELLPKVKEKGSNNLKTPEGKVKTNSDRKSLGSLPKVEETDMEDEFEQPTMSFESYLSYDQPRKKKKKIVKTSATALGDKGLKKNDSKSTSKNLDSVQKLPKVNKTKSEKLQPAGADSAKLRKVPDVLPVLPDLPLPAIQASYRPLPSLELISSFQPKRKAFSSPQEEEEAGFTGRRMNSKMQVYSGSKCAYLPKMMTLHQQCIRVLKNNIDSIFEVGGVPYSVLEPVLERCTPDQLYRIEEYNHVLIEETDQLWKVHCHRDFKEERPEEYESWREMYLRLQDAREQRLRVLTKNIQFAHANKPKGRQAKMAFVNSVAKPPRDVRRRQEKFGTGGAAVPEKIKIKPAPYPTASSHASASSNSFNPSPEEPAYDGPSTSSAHLAPVVSSTVSYDPRKPTVKKIAPMMAKTIKAFKNRFSRR